The nucleotide window TATTCCAGACAAATGATTGCCGACTATTCTACTTTGCCTTAATGTACGCCAGTTAAATCTGCGGATGTGGACATCCGCGTTCCCAGTGATGAGATAACAAAATCTGAAAAATTTTCAATTCAATCGGAACCTGCCTTATGGTATCTTCGTAATCGTTTACGATTGCTCGGAACAAATCACTCAACAATAAGGAGCAGGTCAATGAAAAGGTTGGTTTTTGGTTTTTTTGCCTTAATAATCGTTGCGTTCTTATTTGCAAACTCGCAGACAAGCGCCAACAACACCAAAGTAAAAGATGTAACGTACACGAAAGATGTCGCCAAAATTTTTAATGACAATTGTGTCGCCTGTCATCGCACCGGAGATATGGCTCCCTTTGCCCTGACCAGTTATAAAGAGGTTCGCCCGTGGGCGCGCTCCATTAAAGAAAAAGTCATCTCCAAGGAGATGCCGCCCTGGCACGCAGACCCCGCGCATGGTGAATTTTCAAATGACCGCAGACTGTCTAAGCAAGAGATCGATACCATCGTTGCCTGGGTTGACAGCGGCGCAAAAGAAGGCAATCCCAAAGATTTGCCACCCGCGCCGCAGTTCAACGATAAATGGCGCAAAGGCACACCCGATGCCATATTGACTATGCCTGAAGAGTATACCCTGAGCGCCGAAGGCACTGACGAATACAAATACTTTTTCATCCCGACCAATTTTGATGAAGACAAATGGGTGCAGGCGGTTGAATCCATTCCCGGCAATCGCAAAGTTGTGCATCACATCATCGCTTTTGTGCAACCGCCGCGAAAGAAAGCCGAAAAGAATGCTTTCTCGCCAACCAAAGAGATGATCGAACGCATGATGGCGAAAGTTATCTTCAAGGAAGAAGGTTCATTGATGCGCACCAAACCCGAAGCCCCGGTCTTTGATAACGGTTGCGCGACCCCCGAAGGCGGCGCAGGAATTTTCATGGATGGAACCGGCAGAGACGAATCACAAGGTATGCTTGGTGGCGAAGCGCCGGGAAGCGAAGTTTTTGAATGGCCCATCGGAGTTGCCAAAAAACTTCCGAAAGGCGCAACCGTGGTTTTGCAGATGCACTATTCAAAAACCACCGGCAAGGTTGAAAAAGACCGTTCAAGCGTAGGACTCTATTTCGCCAAAACCCCGCCCGTAAGAGAAGTGCATACGCAAATGGTGACCAATTACCATTTTCAAATTCCGCCGGGCGCAGCCAATCACGAAGTCAATGCCTGCTTTAGCTTCAAACATGCCGCGCATATTTACGGGTTGATGCCGCATATGCACCTGCGCGGCAAAGACATGAAAATTACTGCCGTTTATCCCGACGGGCGTTCGGAGATTTTAATCAATGTGCCCGGTTATAGTTTTAACTGGCAGACCAATTATTATCTGAAAACTCCGAAATCTGTACCTGCGGGAACGCGCATCGAAGTGGTTGCGCATTTCGATAATTCGGCAAAAAATAAATTTAACCCTGACCCG belongs to Acidobacteriota bacterium and includes:
- a CDS encoding cytochrome c, giving the protein MKRLVFGFFALIIVAFLFANSQTSANNTKVKDVTYTKDVAKIFNDNCVACHRTGDMAPFALTSYKEVRPWARSIKEKVISKEMPPWHADPAHGEFSNDRRLSKQEIDTIVAWVDSGAKEGNPKDLPPAPQFNDKWRKGTPDAILTMPEEYTLSAEGTDEYKYFFIPTNFDEDKWVQAVESIPGNRKVVHHIIAFVQPPRKKAEKNAFSPTKEMIERMMAKVIFKEEGSLMRTKPEAPVFDNGCATPEGGAGIFMDGTGRDESQGMLGGEAPGSEVFEWPIGVAKKLPKGATVVLQMHYSKTTGKVEKDRSSVGLYFAKTPPVREVHTQMVTNYHFQIPPGAANHEVNACFSFKHAAHIYGLMPHMHLRGKDMKITAVYPDGRSEILINVPGYSFNWQTNYYLKTPKSVPAGTRIEVVAHFDNSAKNKFNPDPTKPVRFGDPTYDEMMIGFVDYTVDANVLNAPKTEAGRSAVSKN